A genomic stretch from Numida meleagris isolate 19003 breed g44 Domestic line chromosome 2, NumMel1.0, whole genome shotgun sequence includes:
- the LOC110393778 gene encoding cholesterol 7-alpha-monooxygenase: protein MFIASWIWGIVIILCCSFWFLFGRRRRRRQGEPPLENGFLPYLGCALQFGANPLEFLREKQKKHGHVFTCQVAGKYIHFLTDPFSYHSLMRQGKHLDWKKFHFATSAKAFGHGSIDPAEGNTTENFHHTFIRTLQGNALDALIEAMMENLQYVMLQSRTSKFQPNTWVTEGLYTFCCQVMFESGFLTLFGKEFNPNQDKNLSKQETERAHILNALENFKEFDRIFPALVAGLPIHLFKSAHSAREKLGEALLHKNLLKRDNLSELVMLRMFLNDTLSTFDDMEKAKTHVAVLWASQANTIPATFWSLFYLLKNPEAMRAATKEVQSILESAGQKISLDGNYISLNRKQLDNMPVLDSIIKEAMRLSSASMTFRVAKEDFTLHLENSFYNIRKDDIVALYPQLLHFDPEIYADPLTFKYDRYLNENKEEKTDFYRNGRKLKYYYMPFGAGIAKCPGRLFAVHEIKQFLVLIFSYFEIDLVDSNVQCPSLDQSRAGLGILQPSNDIDFRYRLKYL from the exons ATGTTCATAGCATCATGGATCTGGGGAATAGTGATAATACTCTGTTGCagtttttggtttctttttgggaggaggaggaggag GCGCCAAGGAGAGCCACCACTTGAAAACGGGTTCCTTCCGTACCTGGGCTGTGCCTTGCAGTTTGGTGCCAACCCCCTCGAATTCctcagggaaaaacagaagaagcaTGGCCACGTTTTCACTTGCCAAGTAGcaggaaaatatattcatttcctCACTGACCCTTTTTCATATCATTCACTGATGCGCCAGGGAAAACACTTGGACTGGAAAAAGTTCCATTTTGCTACTTCTGCCAAG GCTTTCGGACATGGTAGCATTGACCCAGCAGAAGGAAACACCACTGAAAATTTTCATCATACTTTCATTAGAACTCTTCAAGGTAATGCCCTAGATGCCCTCATCGAAGCAATGATGGAAAATCTACAATACGTCATGCTGCAGTCAAGAACATCTAAATTTCAGCCTAACACCTGGGTGACAGAAGGACTTTATACATTCTGTTGCCAGGTGATGTTTGAATCTGGCTTTTTAACACTTTTTGGTAAAGAATTTAATCCAAATCAGGACAAAAATCTATCAAAGCAGGAAACAGAGAGAGCTCATATCCTAAATGCCCTTGAAAACTTCAAGGAATTTGATAGAATCTTCCCAGCCCTTGTGGCAGGGCTGCCTATCCATCTATTCAAGAGTGCCCACAGTGCCCGCGAGAAGCTCGGAGAGGCTCTGCTCCACAAGAACCTCCTGAAAAGGGACAACCTCTCTGAGCTTGTCATGCTCCGCATGTTCCTGAATGACACTCTGTCAACCTTTGATGACATGGAAAAAGCGAAGACCCACGTGGCGGTGCTCTGGGCCTCTCAAGCCAACACCATTCCTGCCACCTTTTGGAGCTTGTTCTACCTTCTTAA GAATCCAGAAGCAATGAGAGCTGCTACCAAAGAAGTGCAAAGTATTTTGGAAAGTGCTGGACAGAAGATCAGCTTAGATGGCAACTACATTTCGCTGAACCGAAAACAGCTGGATAATATGCCAGTACTAG ATAGCATCATCAAGGAGGCAATGAGGCTGTCGAGTGCATCCATGACTTTCCGAGTTGCTAAGGAGGATTTCACTTTGCATTTAGAGAACAGTTTTTACAACATTCGCAAGGATGATATTGTAGCTCTTTATCCTCAACTGTTGCATTTTGATCCAGAAATCTATGCTGATCCCTTG ACATTCAAATATGATCGCTATCTCAATGAGAataaagaagagaagactgacTTCTACCGCAACGGTCGCAAGTTAAAATACTATTATATGCCATTTGGGGCAGGAATAGCAAAGTGCCCTGGCAGGTTATTTGCTGTCCatgaaattaaacaatttttggttttaatattttcatattttgagaTAGATCTTGTTGACAGTAACGTGCAATGTCCTTCTTTAGATCAATCCCGTGCAGGACTGGGTATTTTGCAACCATCCAATGACATTGATTTCAGGTACAGACTAAAATATCTATGA